The following are encoded in a window of Corythoichthys intestinalis isolate RoL2023-P3 chromosome 8, ASM3026506v1, whole genome shotgun sequence genomic DNA:
- the aars2 gene encoding alanine--tRNA ligase, mitochondrial: MLTHVRRSLGSARLAAVAAGASPPLRRRCSACPPEVSAARVRKTFVDFFEGEHGHLRVPSSPVRPRGDPSLLFVNAGMNQFKPILLGTADPRGAMASYRRVVNSQKCVRAGGKHNDLDDVGKDVYHHTFFEMLGNWSFGDYFKEEACATAWTLLTERYGIAPDRLYVSYFAGDVASGMPADEETRHIWLDLGVPPDRLLPFGMKENFWEMGDTGPCGPCTEIHYDRVGGRNAAALVNAGHPDVLEIWNLVFMQYSRESDGELRFLPARSVDTGMGLERLVSVLQGKSSNYDTDLFTPLMEAIRLKSGAPAYGGRTGPGERLDTAYRVVADHARALAVCIADGVHPGMSGAELVLRKILRRAVRFCAEVLRAPPGTLASLVPHVACSLGDVYPELRHEAERAMDIINENEEQFLSSLRRGRGLIRRTLRTLDPQHQTLFPARVACSLHRDLGFPLDLIQLVLDEEGAAVDRDEVERLLADERNRAAAEQPGDDADLTVGALALDRLRQMGVAHTDDAPKYEYRLRGRRYEFQVCRARVLAMLDGEVSVSQAEPGRRCAVVLDRTSFYAEQGGQDADRGYFVRDDLQEVPFSVEAVSKAGGYVFHWVTAADALRTGDVVHLHLDQAHRVACMRNHTATHLLNFALRDVLGPSVQQRGSHVSARRLRFDFSVKGSPSAAQLQQAEAVVSEAAAADGAVSVRELPLEDALAIEGVRTVDEAYPDPVRVVSAELSDGARRTSVELCCGTHLARTAAIGDLVIVSERQLVKGISRVVAVTGTDAEQAREAGRSLVDQVESLEARLAGSASSCLDSARRLAKEVGIVSDVADNTPVPQWQRTEARARLKALQRRSNTAVRKLEAKQAALDAQLVLGANGQEDVLVDVVDTASLAVLMKTVNAVSSARPSAHVMLLALQKSSGKILCACQVPKDSPAFPASRWAEAVCRWLGGEGGGSATVARGMGRAGAGDTVGALRWAEAFARRFLSSFPERTESAAAGPER; this comes from the exons TTCAAGCCCATCTTGTTGGGTACGGCGGACCCTCGCGGCGCCATGGCGTCATACCGCCGCGTGGTCAACAGTCAGAAGTGCGTACGGGCGGGCGGCAAGCACAACGACCTGGACGACGTGGGCAAGGACGTTTACCACCACACCTTCTTCGAGATGCTGGGAAACTGGTCCTTCGGCGACTACTTCAAA GAAGAGGCGTGCGCCACGGCTTGGACGCTGCTGACGGAGCGTTACGGTATCGCGCCCGACCGGCTCTACGTGTCTTACTTTGCGGGCGACGTCGCTTCGGGGATGCCGGCCGACGAGGAGACTCGCCACATCTGGCTGGATCTCGG GGTGCCTCCGGACCGTCTTCTCCCGTTCGGGATGAAGGAGAACTTCTGGGAGATGGGCGACACGGGCCCGTGCGGCCCCTGCACCGAGATCCACTACGACCGTGTGGGGGGACGAAACGCCGCCGCCTTGGTCAACGCCGGACACCCGGACGTGCTAGAAATCTGGAACCTGGTCTTCATGCAGTACAGCCG GGAGAGCGACGGGGAGCTGCGTTTCCTGCCCGCCCGCAGCGTGGACACGGGCATGGGTCTGGAGCGGCTAGTGAGCGTCCTCCAGGGCAAAAGCTCCAACTACGACACCGACCTGTTCACCCCGCTGATGGAGGCCATCCGCCTGAAAAGCGGCGCTCCGGCGTATGGCGGGCGCACGGGGCCCGGGGAGCGGCTGGACACTGCATATCGGGTGGTGGCCGACCACGCGCGGGCGCTGGCCGTCTGCATCGCCGACGGGGTCCATCCCGGCATGTCGGGCGCCGA GTTGGTGCTGAGGAAGATCCTGAGGCGGGCGGTCCGTTTCTGCGCCGAGGTCCTGCGGGCGCCTCCGGGGACGCTGGCCAGCCTGGTGCCCCACGTGGCGTGTAGCCTG GGTGACGTTTACCCGGAGCTGCGACATGAAGCAGAGCGG GCCATGGACATCATTAACGAGAACGAGGAGCAATTCCTGTCCAGTCTGCGGCGGGGACGCGGGCTCATCCGACGCACCCTGCGGACTTTGGATCCGCAACACCAGACGCTCTTTCCCG CGCGGGTGGCGTGCTCGTTGCACCGGGACCTGGGCTTCCCCCTGGACTTGATCCAGCTGGTGCTGGACGAGGAGGGCGCGGCCGTGGACCGGGACGAGGTGGAGCGCCTGCTCGCCGACGAGCGAAACCGGGCCGCGGCGGAGCAGCCCGGCGACGACGCGGACCTGACGGTGGGCGCGCTCGCCCTGGACCGGCTTCGCCAAATGGGCGTGGCTCACACCGACGACGCTCCCAAATACGAGTACCGCCTACGAGGACGACGATACG AGTTCCAAGTGTGTCGAGCCCGCGTGCTGGCTATGTTAGACGGGGAGGTGTCGGTGTCTCAAGCAGAGCCGGGGCGGCGTTGCGCCGTCGTTCTGGACCGGACGTCCTTCTACGCCGAGCAGGGGGGACAGGACGCCGACCGCGGCTACTTTGTACGGGATGACCTGCAG GAAGTGCCCTTCTCTGTGGAGGCCGTGTCAAAAGCGGGGGGTTACGTCTTCCACTGGGTGACCGCCGCCGACGCCCTCCGGACCGGGGATGTCGTGCACCTCCATCTAGACCAG GCCCACCGCGTGGCGTGCATGAGGAACCACACGGCAACGCACCTGCTAAACTTCGCCCTGCGGGACGTCCTGGGCCCGTCCGTCCAGCAGCGAGGCTCGCACGTGTCGGCCCGGCGCCTTCGCTTTGACTTCAGTGTCAAG GGCTCGCCCAGCGCCGCTCAGCTTCAGCAAGCGGAGGCTGTCGTCTCGGAGGCGGCGGCCGCCGACGGAGCCGTAAGTGTCCGGGAGCTCCCCCTGGAGGACGCCTTGGCCATCGAGGGCGTCCGCACGGTCGACGAG GCGTATCCGGACCCGGTCCGAGTGGTCTCGGCGGAGCTTTCGGACGGCGCCCGACGGACGTCGGTGGAACTCTGCTGCGGAAC ACACCTGGCGCGGACGGCGGCCATCGGCGACCTGGTCATCGTGTCGGAGCGGCAGCTGGTCAAAGGGATCAGTCGCGTGGTGGCCGTGACCGGAACGGACGCCGAGCAG GCTCGCGAAGCGGGACGATCGCTCGTCGACCAGGTGGAATCGCTGGAGGCCCGTCTCGCCGGCTCCGCCTCTTCCTGTCTTGACTCCGCCCGCCGTCTCGCCAAGGAAGTAGGCATCGTGTCTGAC GTGGCGGACAACACGCCCGTCCCCCAGTGGCAGCGAACGGAAGCGCGGGCTCGCCTGAAAGCGCTGCAGAGGCGGAGCAACACGGCGGTCCGCAAGCTGGAGGCCAAGCAG GCGGCGCTGGACGCTCagctggttcttggcgccaatgGGCAGGAAGATGTGCTGGTGGACGTCGTGGACACCGCGTCCTTGGCG GTATTGATGAAGACGGTGAACGCGGTGAGCTCGGCGCGTCCTTCGGCCCACGTCATGCTGCTGGCTCTCCAAAAATCTTCCGGCAAAATCCTGTGCGCCTGCCAGGTTCCTAAG GATTCACCGGCGTTCCCCGCCTCTCGTTGGGCGGAGGCCGTCTGTCGGTGGCTGGGCGGCGAAGGCGGCGGCTCGGCGACGGTGGCGCGCGGAATGGGACGCGCCGGTGCCGGCGACACGGTCGGCGCGCTAAGGTGGGCCGAGGCCTTCGCACGTCGCTTCTTATCTTCGTTTCCCGAACGTACGGAGAGTGCGGCGGCGGGACCCGAGCGGTGA
- the dzank1 gene encoding double zinc ribbon and ankyrin repeat-containing protein 1 isoform X1 — MAVLAPRIIPIMQWDKPPSSKNHVDSSTPVCIQSDTGTAQIFYTLDGSKPQWASSGSGGRRYVSPFLLPAGRVCVRAVAVSSDGSESATVTKAFIVREAPPGGDSTPNSKGLPVREEAPRYTSATSSEDARFLRRAPFSCTVCGAPLPQRVTPPADGQKVCCVLCDSPVPVEALVRMGHAHTQIFPERTLSCPNCRRGNRADARYCDRCGAEVLVRREPATYETCAGCGAAVPPQAVNCIVCGLFPDAAPAFCHRVVTSSCQDENCSNAPASRQTQTSPAELRRTETRAAARSATDRRGRPPRSAISPGRGYWRQQVDHVCAHLRSFAQNDTPFRTLLGEPRLGRMTSAVLREDAHQVSLILSYTDVGRRTLRDGVTAPLFSDNVK; from the exons ACACGGGCACCGCGCAAATTTTCTACACGCTGGACGGTTCCAAGCCTCAGTGGGCGTCTTCGGGAAGCGGCGGGCGCCGCTACGTTTCCCCTTTCCTGCTGCCCGCCGGTCGAGTGTGcgtcagagctgtggccgtcaGTAG TGACGGCAGCGAGAGCGCCACGGTCACCAAAGCCTTCATCGTGCGAGAGGCGCCCCCAGGTGGAGATTCTACACCAAATTCTAAAG ggCTCCCCGTGCGTGAGGAAGCGCCGAGATACACGAGCGCCACATCGTCAGAGGACGCTCGCTTCCTTAG GCGTGCGCCATTTTCGTGCACGGTGTGCGGCGCTCCCTTGCCGCAACGTGTGACTCCCCCTGCTGATGGCCAGAAG GTGTGTTGCGTGTTGTGCGACAGTCCGGTTCCTGTGGAGGCTCTCGTTCGGATGGGCCACGCCCACACACAG ATATTTCCCGAGAGGACGTTGTCGTGCCCCAACTGTCGACGTGGCAATCGCGCGGACGCCCGCTACTGCGACCGGTGTGGCGCCGAGGTGCTCGTCCGGCGCGAGCCCGCCACGTACGAGACGTGCGCCGGCTGCGGGGCCGCCGTCCCTCCGCAAGCCGTCAACTGCATCGTCTGCGGCCTCTTCCCGGACGCTGCGCCCGCTTTCTGTCACCGTGTGGTTACATCTAGTTGCCAG GATGAAAATTGCTCAAATGCGCCCGCTTCCCGCCAGACGCAGACGTCGCCCGCCGAGCTCCGGCGGACGGAGACCAGAGCCGCCGCGCGGTCGGCGACCGATCGGCGGGGACGTCCACCGCGTTCCGCCATCAGCCCGGGAAGAG GTTACTGGAGGCAGCAAGTGGATCACGTGTGCGCCCACCTGAGGAGTTTCGCCCAGAACGACACCCCCTTCAGGACTCTGCTTGGAGAGCCGCGTCTAGGCCGG ATGACCTCAGCGGTGCTACGCGAGGACGCCCACCAGGTCAGCCTGATCCTTAGCTACACCGACGTCGGACGGCGAACCCTACGGGACGGCGTCACGGCTCCCCTGTTCAGCGACAACGTTAAATGA
- the dzank1 gene encoding double zinc ribbon and ankyrin repeat-containing protein 1 isoform X3, whose product MAVLAPRIIPIMQWDKPPSSKNHVDSSTPVCIQSDTGTAQIFYTLDGSKPQWASSGSGGRRYVSPFLLPAGRVCVRAVAVSSDGSESATVTKAFIVREAPPGGDSTPNSKGLPVREEAPRYTSATSSEDARFLRRAPFSCTVCGAPLPQRVTPPADGQKVCCVLCDSPVPVEALVRMGHAHTQIFPERTLSCPNCRRGNRADARYCDRCGAEVLVRREPATYETCAGCGAAVPPQAVNCIVCGLFPDAAPAFCHRVVTSSCQDENCSNAPASRQTQTSPAELRRTETRAAARSATDRRGRPPRSAISPGRGYWRQQVDHVCAHLRSFAQNDTPFRTLLGEPRLGRRCYARTPTRSA is encoded by the exons ACACGGGCACCGCGCAAATTTTCTACACGCTGGACGGTTCCAAGCCTCAGTGGGCGTCTTCGGGAAGCGGCGGGCGCCGCTACGTTTCCCCTTTCCTGCTGCCCGCCGGTCGAGTGTGcgtcagagctgtggccgtcaGTAG TGACGGCAGCGAGAGCGCCACGGTCACCAAAGCCTTCATCGTGCGAGAGGCGCCCCCAGGTGGAGATTCTACACCAAATTCTAAAG ggCTCCCCGTGCGTGAGGAAGCGCCGAGATACACGAGCGCCACATCGTCAGAGGACGCTCGCTTCCTTAG GCGTGCGCCATTTTCGTGCACGGTGTGCGGCGCTCCCTTGCCGCAACGTGTGACTCCCCCTGCTGATGGCCAGAAG GTGTGTTGCGTGTTGTGCGACAGTCCGGTTCCTGTGGAGGCTCTCGTTCGGATGGGCCACGCCCACACACAG ATATTTCCCGAGAGGACGTTGTCGTGCCCCAACTGTCGACGTGGCAATCGCGCGGACGCCCGCTACTGCGACCGGTGTGGCGCCGAGGTGCTCGTCCGGCGCGAGCCCGCCACGTACGAGACGTGCGCCGGCTGCGGGGCCGCCGTCCCTCCGCAAGCCGTCAACTGCATCGTCTGCGGCCTCTTCCCGGACGCTGCGCCCGCTTTCTGTCACCGTGTGGTTACATCTAGTTGCCAG GATGAAAATTGCTCAAATGCGCCCGCTTCCCGCCAGACGCAGACGTCGCCCGCCGAGCTCCGGCGGACGGAGACCAGAGCCGCCGCGCGGTCGGCGACCGATCGGCGGGGACGTCCACCGCGTTCCGCCATCAGCCCGGGAAGAG GTTACTGGAGGCAGCAAGTGGATCACGTGTGCGCCCACCTGAGGAGTTTCGCCCAGAACGACACCCCCTTCAGGACTCTGCTTGGAGAGCCGCGTCTAGGCCGG CGGTGCTACGCGAGGACGCCCACCAGGTCAGCCTGA
- the dzank1 gene encoding double zinc ribbon and ankyrin repeat-containing protein 1 isoform X2, producing the protein MAVLAPRIIPIMQWDKPPSSKNHVDSSTPVCIQSDTGTAQIFYTLDGSKPQWASSGSGGRRYVSPFLLPAGRVCVRAVAVSSDGSESATVTKAFIVREAPPGGDSTPNSKGLPVREEAPRYTSATSSEDARFLRRAPFSCTVCGAPLPQRVTPPADGQKVCCVLCDSPVPVEALVRMGHAHTQIFPERTLSCPNCRRGNRADARYCDRCGAEVLVRREPATYETCAGCGAAVPPQAVNCIVCGLFPDAAPAFCHRVVTSSCQTQTSPAELRRTETRAAARSATDRRGRPPRSAISPGRGYWRQQVDHVCAHLRSFAQNDTPFRTLLGEPRLGRMTSAVLREDAHQVSLILSYTDVGRRTLRDGVTAPLFSDNVK; encoded by the exons ACACGGGCACCGCGCAAATTTTCTACACGCTGGACGGTTCCAAGCCTCAGTGGGCGTCTTCGGGAAGCGGCGGGCGCCGCTACGTTTCCCCTTTCCTGCTGCCCGCCGGTCGAGTGTGcgtcagagctgtggccgtcaGTAG TGACGGCAGCGAGAGCGCCACGGTCACCAAAGCCTTCATCGTGCGAGAGGCGCCCCCAGGTGGAGATTCTACACCAAATTCTAAAG ggCTCCCCGTGCGTGAGGAAGCGCCGAGATACACGAGCGCCACATCGTCAGAGGACGCTCGCTTCCTTAG GCGTGCGCCATTTTCGTGCACGGTGTGCGGCGCTCCCTTGCCGCAACGTGTGACTCCCCCTGCTGATGGCCAGAAG GTGTGTTGCGTGTTGTGCGACAGTCCGGTTCCTGTGGAGGCTCTCGTTCGGATGGGCCACGCCCACACACAG ATATTTCCCGAGAGGACGTTGTCGTGCCCCAACTGTCGACGTGGCAATCGCGCGGACGCCCGCTACTGCGACCGGTGTGGCGCCGAGGTGCTCGTCCGGCGCGAGCCCGCCACGTACGAGACGTGCGCCGGCTGCGGGGCCGCCGTCCCTCCGCAAGCCGTCAACTGCATCGTCTGCGGCCTCTTCCCGGACGCTGCGCCCGCTTTCTGTCACCGTGTGGTTACATCTAGTTGCCAG ACGCAGACGTCGCCCGCCGAGCTCCGGCGGACGGAGACCAGAGCCGCCGCGCGGTCGGCGACCGATCGGCGGGGACGTCCACCGCGTTCCGCCATCAGCCCGGGAAGAG GTTACTGGAGGCAGCAAGTGGATCACGTGTGCGCCCACCTGAGGAGTTTCGCCCAGAACGACACCCCCTTCAGGACTCTGCTTGGAGAGCCGCGTCTAGGCCGG ATGACCTCAGCGGTGCTACGCGAGGACGCCCACCAGGTCAGCCTGATCCTTAGCTACACCGACGTCGGACGGCGAACCCTACGGGACGGCGTCACGGCTCCCCTGTTCAGCGACAACGTTAAATGA